The Sporomusaceae bacterium genomic sequence TCATCCACTACCTGCTGCGCGAATTCGAAGGCGAACCGGAAAAACTGTGGCGCACCAACCTGTTCGGCAAATCCCTCAACTCCCTCGTGCGCGAAGGCATCCAGAACAAGCTCAACACAATGCCCGAAAACGCCCAGATCAAACTGCGCGAAACGCTCCAGAAAGTGGTCAACGAAGGCAGCGGCGGCTTGATCTGCATAATCTTTTGAGCATAACGGGTCAATTACTTGTCAGACCCGCGATTTATCGGCGGCCGTCAACGGCCGGCCTTTTTTTTGCCCTTTATCCCCTTGTCTTGGTAGTAACCTAATGTTATAATGTCTACGATACGGGGATAATTATCCTTTTGTGCAATACTAAAGGAGGGAAAAAAATGTCCGGCCTTAAGTCGACATTTTACTTGGTGCGGGAAGAAATCCTGCCCGAAGCGATCAAGAAGACCATCAAAGTCAAAGAGCTCTTAAAACGCGGCGAAGCCCGCACTATCAACGAAGCTGTGGAAAAGACGGAGCTCAGCCGCAGCGCTTATTATAAATACAAAGACTACGTCTTCCCCTTTTACGAAGCCAGCAAGGAAAAAATCGTCACCCTTGCTCTGCTTTTAGAACACAAACCCGGCGTCCTGTCCCGCGTCCTCAACACCATTGCCAACGAACGGGGCAGCGTCCTTACAATCAACCAGGGCATCCCCCTCCAGGGCGTAGCCAACGCCACCATCTCCATCGAAACCGTCGAACTGGCCATCGACCTTGAGGCCCTCCTCGACAAACTCAGGATGGTAGACGGCGTCAAGCGCCTGGAAGTGCTGGGACAAGCTTAACAATAGGAGATGACCTCAATGAATGCCAATTCGCACAAGGATACGATCAATGTAGGCATGCTCGGACTAGGCACCGTCGGCACCGGCGTAGCCAAGATCCTCGACGCCAACGCCCACAACATCGCCCAGAAAGTCGGTTCGCCCGTCGTCCTCAAAAAAGTTCTCGTCCGCGACGCTGCCAAACCTCGGCAGATCAAACTTGCCGGCCTCACCACCGACCCGGCCGCCGTCATTGACGACCCCGACATCGACATCGTCGTCGAAGTCATGGGTGGCGAGGAACCGGCCAAGGATTACATTATCCGCGCCCTCCGGGCCGGCAAACACGTCGTCACCGCCAACAAAGACGTAGTGGCCAGACACGGCCGCGACCTCTTCGCCGCAGCCGAGGAAAACAACGTCGACCTGCTCTTCGAAGCCAGCGTCGGCGGCGGCATCCCCATCATCCGGCCGCTCAAGCAGTGCCTGGCTGGCAACCGCATCAGGCAGGTCATGGGCATCGTTAACGGCACCACCAACTACATGCTCACAAAAATGACCGTCGACAAGAGCGACTATAACGCCGTCCTCGCCGAAGCCCAGCAAAAAGGCTACGCCGAGGCCGACCCCACCGCCGACGTCGGCGGCTTCGACGCCGCCCGCAAAATCGCCATCCTCGCCTCCATCGCCTTCGGCACCCGCGTCACCTTGGACGATGTCTACGTTGAAGGCATCACCGGCATCACCCCCCAGGACATCGAATACGCCGGCGAATTCGGCTATGTAATCAAGCTGCTGGCCATCGCCGGCGAAACCGAATGCGGCGTCGACGTCCGCGTCCACCCCGCCTTCATCGCCAAAACCCACCCGCTGGCCTCTGTCAACGACGTCTTCAACGCCATCTTCGTCAAAGGCGACGCCGTCGGCGAAACCATGTTCTATGGCCGGGGAGCGGGGGAGATGCCCACCGCCAGCGCCGTCGTCGCCGACATAATCGACGTCGCCCGCGACATCAAGCATGGTGTCGCCAGCCGCGTCCTCTGCACCTGTTTCGACAGCAAACCCATCTGTCCCATCGCCCAGACCGAAGCGCCCTACTACATCCGCCTGCTCGTCGAGGACAAACCCGGCGTACTTGCGGCTATCGCCGGCGCCTTCGGCTGCCAGCACGTCAGCCTCAACTCCGTAGTTCAGAAACGCAAGGTGGGAGACTGGGCGGAAATCGTCCTCATCACCTATCGCGTATCCGACGCCAACATGCGCCTCGCCCTCAGCACCCTCGGCGGCATGCCGGTCGTCAACAAAATCAGCAGCGTCATCAGAGTGGTCGAGGAATAACGGCCACCCCTCATGGAGGATATATGGAATCGACAATCACGGTACGCGTGCCGGGAACGACAGCCAACTGCGGTCCCGGCTTTGATACGGTAGGCATCGCCTGCACCATCTACAACGACATGACCCTCACCCTCAGCGAACAGCCGGGCTTTACCCTCGCCGTCACCGGCGAAGGCGCCGGCGCCATCCCAGCCAACGAGCGCAACATCGCCTACATGGCCGTCAGCGCCGTTCTGAAGAAAGTCGGCGTCACCAGCCCGGGTATAAGCATAACAATGCACAACAACATCCCGCTGGCCCGTGGCCTCGGTTCGAGCGCCGCCGCCATCGTCGGCGGCCTGGTCGCCGCCAACGCCGCCACCGGCGGCAAACTCGGCAACGACGAACTGCTAGCCATGGCCACCGTACTCGAAGGCCACCCCGACAACGTCGCCCCGGCCATCTTAGGCGGCATCACCGTCAGCTTCACCGCCGGCGGCGTCCCGCAAACCCTCCGTTTCAACCCGCCCGAGCCGCTCAGGCTCGTCGTCGCCGTACCCGATTTCGGCCTCTCCACTAAAGCGGCCCGCCAGGTCTTGCCGAAAGCCGTCCCCTACGCCGACGCCGTCTTCAACGTCAGCCGCGCCGCTCTCCTTATCGGCGCCCTCTGCCAGGGCAAACTCGACTTCCTGCGCAGCGCCCTGGAAGACCGTCTGCACCAGCCCTACCGCGCCAAACTCATCCCCGGCATGGACGAAGTCCTCGCCGCCGCTGTCGAAAACGGCGCCCTCGGCGCAGCCCTCAGCGGCGCCGGCCCCTGCCTTATCGCTTTTGCCCGCCGCGAAGCCGCCGGCGCCATCGGCGGCGCCATGGTCGCCGCCTTTGCCCGCCACGGCGTGAAAGCCAAATCCCTCGACTTAGACATCGACGGCGACGGCGCAAAGATAATTATGGTGCCTTGACAGCGCCCCGAAAAAAGGGTACAATAGGTTTTGTCGTCGGGGCGTAGCGCAGTTTGGTAGCGCGCTTGCTTGGGGTGCAAGAGGTCGTGGGTTCAAGTCCCGCCGCTCCGACCATTTATATCAACATCAACAGGCCTCGCCGTCAGCGGCGGGGCTTTTGCTTTCTCGGTGAAATAAAGTAATTAAGCATATAATTACAACTAGCCAAATCCGCACATACCGGCAGGCCGCACCCTTGCAGCGCTAATATCGACACTCTTATAGGCAGCCGATGAAAGCAGGGCAAGGCTCGGCGGGCAAAACGCCATGACTAGGCAGCCCATTGGGTGTCAATACTATCCATGCAATCAAATATATACCAAAAAGAGGTTCTGCCATGAGTGAGTACATCTACATAACCGCCGCCCTCCTTGCCGCCCTCCACGCCCTCACCTACGCCCGCTGGCTTAGAATGAACGGCAATAAAACAGGCGCCTTCGGCGTCCTTGTCATAATTCTCATATCGCTTATTCTCCCTGTTTATCGGCTGCTTTTGCAGTAGGCGAAATTTCTTTGCCCAGACTGAGGGGAAGAAGGGTTTACCCCCCGGATTATAGAAAATAATACCAGTAAATCGAGGAGGTGTAGACGGTGGATAAAGAAAAAATTATCGCCGAAACCATCGAAAAATACGAACAATTCATCAACCCGGCCGTCGCGCGGCTGTTCCGCTTCATGGGGCTCGCCACCGTCGAGTGGCAGGCCGAAGGCGACATCATCCGCGACCTGGACGGCAAGGAATACATCGACTGCCTGGGCGGCTACGGCGTATTCAGCCTTGGCCACCGGCACCCCAAAGTCGTCGCCGCCGTTAAAGAACAGCTCGACATGATGCCCCTCTCCAGCAAAGTGCTGTTTGACAAGCCGCTGGCCGACCTCAGCGCCGCCCTGGCGGCGATAACCCCCGGCGACCTCACCTACAGCTTCGTAGTCAACAGCGGCGCCGAGGCCGTCGAAGGCGCCCTAAAGCTCGCCCGCATCCATACCGGCCGGCCCAAGTTCGTCGCCACCGCCGGCGCCTTCCACGGCAAAACCCTCGGCGCCCTCACCGCCACCGGCCGCGAACTCTTCCGCTCGCCGTTTCAGCCGCTTATGAACGGCTTCAGCCACGTTCCCTTCGGCGACACCCTCGCCTTGGACGCGGCCGTCGACGACGAGACCGCCGCCGTAATCCTCGAACCCATCCAGGGCGAGGGCGGCATCATCGTACCCCCGGACGACTACCTGCCTGCCGCCAGGCGTATCTGCGACCGCCACGGCGCCCTCCTCATCTGCGACGAGGTCCAGACAGGCCTCGGCCGCACCGGCGCCATGTTCGCCGTCGACCACCACGGCGTCGTGCCCGACGTCATCACCACCGCCAAAGCCCTTGGCGGCGGCGTAATGCCCATCGGCGCCTTCACTGCCCGTCCGCACCTATGGGACAAATACATAACCGCCCCCTTTCTGCACACCACCACCTTCGGCGGCAACCCCCTGGCCTGCGCCGCCGCCCTTGCCGCCATCGCCGTCACAAAGGAAGAAGACCTGCCGGCGCGCGCCGCCGCAACCGGCGGCTACTTCCTCGCCGCCCTCCGCCGCCTGGCTGCCGCCTTTCCCGAAGTAATCCGCGAAGTCCGCGGACGCGGCCTCATGATCGGCCTCGAACTCACCAAAGAAGGCATCGGCGGCCTGCTCATGTCCGAATTGATAGGCCGCGGCATCCTCGTCGCCTACACCCTCAACAACCCCAAAGTCATCCGCATCGAGCCGCCGCTCGCCATCAGCCGACAACACGTCGACTATGTCCTGGACTCTTTCAAACAGGCGGTCGAAGCCGCCCAGGACATGATAGAGGATCTATAAAGGAGGCGCCCCCATGCCGTACGTTGAAGTATCTCTGCCCGTAAACGCCAGCCGCGAAGCCATTTATCCCATCCTCAAGGAAATGGAAAAATACCCCGACTTCATGGCCGACCTCGTCAGCGTCGAAGTCATCGAACGCGCCGCCAACACCACCGTCACCAAATGGGTCTCCAACGTCGACGGCCGCATCATCAAATGGACCGAACGCGACACCTTCGACGACGCCAACTGCCACATCGCCTACGAGCAAATCGCCGGCGACCTCAAAAAGTTCTCAGGCGAGTGGATCCTCACCCCTGTCGAGGGCGGCGCCACCGAAATAAAACTCACCGTCGACTTCGAATTCGGCATCCCGATGATTGCGGGCCTGCTAAACCCCATCCTGAAGAAGAAAGTGAAGACCAACAGCGAAAATATGCTCAAAGCGATAAAAGACCGTTTGGAACGGCCGTAATTGACTGTTGTTAATTATAAGCATTTTACTTATAATTAATATCAGCAAACAAATAGGAGGGATTTCCGCGGGTGGAATAAACGACAGTCACCAAGCTATATAATACTACTGACATATCGGCTCAAATAAACGGAGGTGGATTCTCCATGAATTCGCTAAAAACAACCTTATTGCTGGCTGCCCTCACCGGCTTGCTGCTGGCCATAGGATACTCCTTCGGAGGCACCAGGGGCATGACCATCATGTTCGTGGTCTCCATCCTCATGAACTTCGTCAGCTTCTGGTACAGCGACAAAATCGTTCTCAACATGTACGGCGCCAGAGAAGTCAACCCCCAGCAAGCCCCTGACCTCATCCGCATGGTCTCCGGTCTGGCCCAGAAAGCCAAACTGCCCATGCCCAAAGTCTACATCATCGACACCGACGTCCCCAACGCCTTCGCCACCGGCCGCGACCCCGAGCATGCCGCCGTCGCCGTGACCACCGGCATCATGCGGGCCCTTAACTACGAAGAACTCGAAGGCGTCGTCGCCCACGAACTCGCCCACGTCAAAAACCGCGACACCCTCATCAGCACCATCGTCGCCACCATCGCCGGCGTCATTACCATGATCGCCCAGATC encodes the following:
- a CDS encoding homoserine dehydrogenase, whose translation is MNANSHKDTINVGMLGLGTVGTGVAKILDANAHNIAQKVGSPVVLKKVLVRDAAKPRQIKLAGLTTDPAAVIDDPDIDIVVEVMGGEEPAKDYIIRALRAGKHVVTANKDVVARHGRDLFAAAEENNVDLLFEASVGGGIPIIRPLKQCLAGNRIRQVMGIVNGTTNYMLTKMTVDKSDYNAVLAEAQQKGYAEADPTADVGGFDAARKIAILASIAFGTRVTLDDVYVEGITGITPQDIEYAGEFGYVIKLLAIAGETECGVDVRVHPAFIAKTHPLASVNDVFNAIFVKGDAVGETMFYGRGAGEMPTASAVVADIIDVARDIKHGVASRVLCTCFDSKPICPIAQTEAPYYIRLLVEDKPGVLAAIAGAFGCQHVSLNSVVQKRKVGDWAEIVLITYRVSDANMRLALSTLGGMPVVNKISSVIRVVEE
- the thrB gene encoding homoserine kinase, whose product is MESTITVRVPGTTANCGPGFDTVGIACTIYNDMTLTLSEQPGFTLAVTGEGAGAIPANERNIAYMAVSAVLKKVGVTSPGISITMHNNIPLARGLGSSAAAIVGGLVAANAATGGKLGNDELLAMATVLEGHPDNVAPAILGGITVSFTAGGVPQTLRFNPPEPLRLVVAVPDFGLSTKAARQVLPKAVPYADAVFNVSRAALLIGALCQGKLDFLRSALEDRLHQPYRAKLIPGMDEVLAAAVENGALGAALSGAGPCLIAFARREAAGAIGGAMVAAFARHGVKAKSLDLDIDGDGAKIIMVP
- a CDS encoding aminotransferase class III-fold pyridoxal phosphate-dependent enzyme — protein: MDKEKIIAETIEKYEQFINPAVARLFRFMGLATVEWQAEGDIIRDLDGKEYIDCLGGYGVFSLGHRHPKVVAAVKEQLDMMPLSSKVLFDKPLADLSAALAAITPGDLTYSFVVNSGAEAVEGALKLARIHTGRPKFVATAGAFHGKTLGALTATGRELFRSPFQPLMNGFSHVPFGDTLALDAAVDDETAAVILEPIQGEGGIIVPPDDYLPAARRICDRHGALLICDEVQTGLGRTGAMFAVDHHGVVPDVITTAKALGGGVMPIGAFTARPHLWDKYITAPFLHTTTFGGNPLACAAALAAIAVTKEEDLPARAAATGGYFLAALRRLAAAFPEVIREVRGRGLMIGLELTKEGIGGLLMSELIGRGILVAYTLNNPKVIRIEPPLAISRQHVDYVLDSFKQAVEAAQDMIEDL
- a CDS encoding aromatase/cyclase, which translates into the protein MPYVEVSLPVNASREAIYPILKEMEKYPDFMADLVSVEVIERAANTTVTKWVSNVDGRIIKWTERDTFDDANCHIAYEQIAGDLKKFSGEWILTPVEGGATEIKLTVDFEFGIPMIAGLLNPILKKKVKTNSENMLKAIKDRLERP
- the htpX gene encoding zinc metalloprotease HtpX; protein product: MNSLKTTLLLAALTGLLLAIGYSFGGTRGMTIMFVVSILMNFVSFWYSDKIVLNMYGAREVNPQQAPDLIRMVSGLAQKAKLPMPKVYIIDTDVPNAFATGRDPEHAAVAVTTGIMRALNYEELEGVVAHELAHVKNRDTLISTIVATIAGVITMIAQIAQWAAIFGGRSGDDEEGGGLGGILEFVFLAVLAPIAATLIQLGISRVREFKADETGGSVSGNPLALASALQKIENYAQHRVMNEATPATSHLFIINPFSGVGGWLTGLFSTHPATAQRVAKLQEQAKRMR
- a CDS encoding ACT domain-containing protein, with translation MSGLKSTFYLVREEILPEAIKKTIKVKELLKRGEARTINEAVEKTELSRSAYYKYKDYVFPFYEASKEKIVTLALLLEHKPGVLSRVLNTIANERGSVLTINQGIPLQGVANATISIETVELAIDLEALLDKLRMVDGVKRLEVLGQA